CGACTCATATGTTGCGGCTTTTAAATCACAAGGTGTCAGGCTGAAAAAATACCCCTCGGTCTATTTTTGATGAgggtaaaagtaaaagtgaaAGTGGAACTATATCGAAATGGAATGAAAGGGGGAATCGGAATGTTGAACTAACCAGGACACAGGTCGCCtgttcgtttatttatttatttcaagtGTCCGACCAGTCGCCCAGCCGACCACCACTTGTCACCGCCAACAGTCGCAACTTGatttataaacatttacaTATCACAGGACTCGTCCATTTTTAAAACCCCTTTCCCCCCTTGTAAGTCCTTTTTGCTTGCGCTCTATTGTTGCCCAATTAGGAGCAGCCATAAATTCAGggagaaaagtgaaaatgggaaaatgggaaaaggggaaaaggggaaaaggggcAAAGGGAAAGAACTTGTACAGCAACTGCAGTGCcgttaattaaaaagttttttaacaagTTAATTGAAATAGATCTCGATTGGAGtttttattgatatttgcCTGACGTTTGGCATTCGCCGCTGCCAAACGGAACGAAGCGAAACTAAATAATTAGTTTGCTGGCCTCTTTTGGGGCAAACATTCAGTGCCACTTAAAGCTCGAAGTTGGTCGAAGTGGAGCGGCGTTTTGGCCAAGGAGCCAAACTGTTTGCCAACAACTCGAGCACGAGCCACTCACTCGTCGGGGCGAAAACTTAACACATTATGAGTCCCGGGCTTTGACTTTCTCTCCTTTCTCCCTTTCTCCCATTTTCACCACCCACCCTTTttaaagggaaaacaaaaagcaaaccaaTGCATTTGACATTTACGCCGGAGCAACAGCTgctacataaattaaaaaatgtagcAACCAGGCCCAAAGCCAATACAAATAAAAGAGCAATAACAGCCGTGACAGGAGCCACTTGTATTGAGGGGACCTCTgaccccaccccaccccagCGCCCCTTGAGCCCCCGGGGAGCCGGGCATAAATAATATGTACAAAAGAAAGTTTCCCTCAAAGCGCCCCAAGTGCTCCTCCAGAGCTCACCCTTTTCCAGATAAGTCTGCGACGCGATTGGAGCATCCACGCAGGAAATCAATAATGATTGGGCCTAGCCGTCGGCTGAAAAAATGGATGCAGTCGCGCTGGTCAATCGCTGACTATTTGCTGCCCTTTCCATTTTGGAATGgatatgtattttaaaatatttttcaattctTTAAGTGTCACTATATAGTTGCAGCAACCTGTGTATGTCTTACTTAGTTGTGATTAATCTTAtctgaatatatatatacatttaataaatacaatgtCTTTGTTTCCAAGCCAGATAATTAGTTTTAAGAAACTCGaatgaaatttataaattaaggAATGAGATAATTTGAAATGCGGAGATTTAATGGTGAATTAAAAGTCTTTTTTCTTGGTAAGAAATAAGCTTTGTATTTTCTTAGTTCGGTAAATGAGCAATAAGTTCTATGAGATCCAATAAAATTCAAGTtccaaaattatttttacaaagTTTCTGCCTACGTAGATTCCTGAAAAGTGTTCCTGCTTCCTTTAGAATCCGTACTACAATTTCCACGTTATGGAAACACCTGTTTTTTTATGCCTTAAATAAAGAACTGTCACCTTGGCATTCCCGAAAAGTGGATTCCAGCGCACTGAGCCTGTCACCCGACGCGAGGCGCAGATGAAATGACAACCTGGGCGGACAATATGTCCAGGAGTCATTAAAAAGTTGCCACAATCCCCGCGGTGAGGGTAGAATTAAGCGAGCCATTTGAATGGCAGCCATGGCGACAACGTCGAGAGCAAAAGACTTGGACGGTCATCAAAGTAAAGTGTTTTCCaacttttctttcttttctctcCTCTGGTTTTTCTCTGGGCATAGCAGCTACTGCTGGTTTTCCCTGAGTTTCCGCTTTTCTGTGTTGTTCTCAAACTTtgagcagctgctcctgcggcgcttgttattgttgttatttacTATTAAAGTTGGCAGGATCGTAAACAGCTTGCGGCCAAAAAGGGGAATTGCGCATTGCTACAGTTACCCCTTTGAAATAAGCCCGGTGATTGGTGAttggcaattggcaattggcaattggcTATTGGCTTTGCCAGCTGCAGTTTCGCAATTTCCGGCTCAATGTGAGCTCAGTTTTATTACCAATTAAAGTTATTCAATTGCCGCGCAAAAGTTAAAAGGTTGCACTAATTTCATTTCCGCCACAAAACGCCACAATCCCAGTAAATACGCAATGCACATGGACATATCTATTTTATGCTGCCGTTTATTGTTCGGCCCAGAGATACCAAATGCGACAACaactgatgttgctgctgctgctgctgctggtttaGGGCTTTGCATGTTTAATTCATCTAATCAACATTAGGTCCTGTTTTGGCAGAGAATGTGGTTTGCATTGTCCCCCGACCAACACAAAGCCCCCCCCTTTTCCATTGTTTTCGTGGTTCAACCGCTGTTCGTCGCCccaaaaagatacaaaattcagttgcagatacatttgtgttgttgctgctgtcgcatttacataatttcatttgcaacaCATGCCGGCCATTTCTCCACCCCTCCTCCCCCCTCCATCATCCCAGGATTCCTGTTTTCGGCTGGCAGCAAATTATTACACGCttttattaacaaaaattatGCTCGACTGTTGATTTGCAGCGTCATCGGCGTGTTCGTAGTACTGCTCCCTTGGTGGCATGAATATTCATCACTTAATATATGGGTGCCTATAAATAGATGCATTCTGGCAGCAGGATTCAGTAGGCAGCCACAGGATCAAGGAGCAACGGCCGCAGGCCCTTTTATTAATTAAGTTCAGattttttcctccttttttgcTCCGCTTGCAAGAGCAAAGTACGTAGTCCATGGACAGTGGCGTGGAAAATAGGAATTAAGGGGATACATAATTAGATTAATAAATATGGATTTTagtttcaatttaattgactttactttatttgattttatgctGATATAAGTTCAATTCATTGTGTTGCGACCTAAAAACAGCActagctaaaataaataaaacaataaatgaatGAACATTAAATAACAATTGATTTATCTATGCTAGGTCTATAAAGAGATATTGGATGCTTAATATACAATAAGCCATAAataacatataaaatatgcgcaatcgatagaaattgaGAGTATCATAATTGGATAAAGTCCATCCCCTTTTTGCTCTCGCCCCTGACCAAAAAGCAGAATACCAATGATGACGATGCCGATGACAGCGATACACGAGCCACTCAATCTTGTTGAGTAAGCGCcactaatttgtttttaaggTCAGCATGGTCACTCCCTCCACCTCTCCGCCCACATTCTCCCCCCACCTGACGCCACCACTTTGCATACTTTATTGACCGCATCGAgagaatgtgtgtgtgggtgtgtgtgtgtgttggcctgGAGTCCTGCCACAAATACGCTTTTAAGAGGCATTTCCAGGACGAAGGCAGCTGCTACCCACTGCAGCATCTCTACCACAAACCTGCTTCTTGCAATTTGGCTATTAAAAATCATTAGCAGTTGGGAATTTCCACCCCTTATGGCCGAATTTCAGGTGTGTGCCCTTTTCCGAGAAAGAATCTGTGCTGCATGCAACATTGTGTGAGCTGCATACCTTGTGGCGCTCCGGCCAGGCATTTTCATTAAAACGCCGAGGGCATAAATACCAAAACTGGAAACAATGATCTTGGCATCTTGGTTTAATCCCTTAAAATGCTATGATTTTGTAGAACAGGCAAAAGGAGGTAACACACGCACTTTATGGAAGGCATTACTTTTCTTAGTTTAATATGCATATCATAAAATCCAAAAGTGACTTTCTGACATTTAGTATATTTCAATCCAAGCACTCCATGAATTAGTACACATATACACACTACACAATTTATTAgtaagctaaaaaaaataataaatatggaCTGCAAAGCTGCTGGACTTCTTCAAACTCCCAGTGAATCGGAAGTGACCCACTGCACCATCTCCGCTCTGGACAACATGACGATCCAGGAAGAGCAGAGTTCTTCGGCTTTTGAACTTCCGAAGGTTTTCAATAAGCTGGAGGAGATGAAACAAAGAGTGCTCCATCTGAGGGGCCTCCTCATTCGTCCAGTGCAAGTAAACGAGGCCGAATGTCCTTCAGAAAGTGACCACATTAAACTGGACATTGAGCAGTCCAGCTCGGACAATGACGAACTGCGAGGAGTGCAACAGGACACAGTTCGAGCTCTCCAGCAGATCATCGAATTGAACGGCCGACTTAAGGATTCAACTGATTCTCTGACTGCACTGGACGTTATTGTCCAGCGCAACATTCGATGCATCAGAAAGCTGGACAAGAAGCTGCTCGAGGTGCCCAAGTGGCAGGAGGAGCTGAAGCACAATACGGGATTGTGCTTGGAGCGATACAATGACCTGGACATCTCCAGAGGCAACTACCTCGACTACAGCGACAACTTCGTGCGACCCATTCAAACCAACATGAAGTTCTGCTTCGCATCCAAGGTATTTTCATAACATTCATccatattatttattataaatattatttattaatacttaTACTTACATGCTACCTCAAGGCGCCCCTGATGTGCAACAAGCATGATTACTATGACTTCGCAAGCGCTTTGAGCAAATCCCGGAGGACGCTATTGAAGTGCCACGAGGAGCTGATGAAGTACACCCAGAGCTTGGACGAAGCGCTGACATTGAAGAACTTCAACAACCTGGTACTTCCATCCATGTCGGAGCTATCGTTGCTGCTGGACAAGAGCACCCAACTTACCAAGCGCCGGAGCTCAAGTGCCAAGGAGCGAAGATCCTTCAAGTTCGCCTTGGCTGCTCCTCTGCCAAAGCAGGAAAAATACTCGCGCTCCGTCGAAAGTTTCGATTGAGATAATTGAAAACGCAGTGAACCACAAAAACGCCAATATTGTAATTTAATGTGCCATCTAGTTTCGCATTTTACGGGTGCAAATGTGAGCATAATGAGTATGCACACGGACATGCGGCATGAAGCACACTATGATCGAGCTAATtgtgcaaaaatgtttttgcaaatattttgttaacaAATTTTGCGGCATTTTAAGCCGCAGAAATGCAATTAGCCGTGAATGTAATTAACCGACAAAATGTGATTGTGCAGTGGCCACTCCAACTGAAATGctgcaaaaaatggcaaaaccaCCAAATGGATGTGCACTAAATTTGAAttagaatttgaatttatattaCGAGAGTGTTGGGAAATCGAAAAGGGGTTTCCGATCTGGGGAAAATCAATGGCCAGAATGCCTTTGACACCTTGGCGAAGcttcatttttggtttgacAAGGGTCCACAACTCGGTGGCCCAAGGAGCAACAAGTTTGTCATGAACGAGACTCCTTCCGGGCCAGAAATTTCAGCTATCAAATTGGGTAAACAACAGACCGAGCAAAGTTTGTGGCCAAATTAATTGAACGGACCTGGACGGAAAGGAAATGCTTTCCGCACGAAAGCCCTTTCCTCATGGAGTCTTTACCTTTCACCTTTGACAGGACACTTAATTCATCGAGCAAATGTGAAAccgaaaatttaatttcattagtGGCCTCCGAGTGTTGAAGGTGCTGTGGAGGCCTCGTTGGAGTAAAACTTTTATGGCAGCTGCTCAGCAAGGATACACCGTGTTCCGTGTTACGCCCTTTATTCCCGTAATTGCGCATTGGCTGCACATGTCCTGGCTGCCAACTTCCCCGGTCCATTGTTCCTTTGTTGCCCGTTTGAATACCTGGAATACTTGTGCTCCACTTGCTCACACCTCTGACCCTGCGGCCTATTCATACAATTTGAATGCATATGCGCCAAGTTAGGCAGCACAAGACCACGGAAACTTGCTCCCTTGGAAGGACATAGCTCTATAGCTATCCTTATATGGTCTTAGGCTTGTTCGATTCCTTACTGCCAAACTTATCCCACTTAGCAGCCCAGTCCATCGATCAATCAGTCAACTCATTGCGGCCAGCAAAAAAGTTTATCTGCAAACTAATtggaaattttaataaaaattcttgCGCTAAATTACGCTCAACAATCAAATCCCACCTTGCCCTTTTTGGaattcccaatcccaatcccaatccccattCGAATCCCCCGTCATTGTCATTGTCCAACTGTTCGCTTAAGTGGTGTTAAGTATTTGAAAATCTCTGCTTCGGTTTTCCGCCCCAGTcattcccactcccactctgCCCATCGCATGCCTTccgttttattgttttacgACAGTTGGCCAAATACTTTGGCTAGCTAAAACTTTTGCCCTCATGGTCATCCAATTGTCTGTGATTTACGGAGGCTTCTTCAAGGATCCTGGGGCGGACGTCCAGTCAGTCAGCGGAGCGAAGCGGAACCCACAACAGAAACTGCAGTCCAGCATTCAGTGGATATTGATTTATTGCTCCTCAACTGGTGACACACATGCGTCTTACAGTCGGGATTATGAATGCACATACTACTTTGATGTATGATGGTAAAAATCtgatttaaatttgaaagcaaaaacataCTAAAACTCTTGTGAAGCCATTTACGAGCTACTGCCAATATAAAGCTCATCAGCCAGATTTATGCCGAAATTAAAGTGAAATTCTTACTTTTCTTGGTCCTTCTATAGATACCATATAAAGCATGAAAGGTTATATCTTCTCATAACTTTCGACGATTCCTTGAGCTCTGGTTTCTTGAAGGTCGCGCAGGCATTTATCCATGGGCGTGACAACGCAGAGGGGCTTCCTTCCGCTGAAGTAGGCACTGCTGGGTCGAGCGTAGGACACGTGATGGCCATTCAACCAGGTGGTGATCTCGTCCAGACACAGGCACTGCCAAGGATTTCCCTCCAAAGTGATGTTTTGTAAATGCAAGAGACTTTGTAATGACTTCAAGTCCGGCAAGAAGGTGAGACGATTGTTGTTGAGCTCCAGGTGATTGAGGCGATCCAAAGTGTTCAGTATCTCGCCCTCAATCTCCTCCAGACGATTCTCGCTAATTGTGAGCAATTGTAATTGCCGCAAAGGTGCAAACATGCGAAGATCCAGACTGACCAGCTTATTCCTTCTGAGCCTAAGTTCCTGGATGAACGGCAGAGAAGAAAGAGCCAGGGGATGCAGTTCCGCAATGTAGTTGTTGCTCAAATCCAGGTAGGTCAGCTTGCGGAGAATACTTTCACCAAATACACGCATTCCCAGCTTTTTGATGTTATTCCTGCTGAGATCCAGTTTCTCCAAAGCTGTTAGATTGGCAAAGACATCGTCGGGCAGAAGCGAGATCTTGTTACCCTGCAAGTGCAGAGTTTGCAGTGAACTCAATCCCAAAAAGGCCCTCGGATGGATTCT
This portion of the Drosophila santomea strain STO CAGO 1482 chromosome 3L, Prin_Dsan_1.1, whole genome shotgun sequence genome encodes:
- the LOC120448585 gene encoding uncharacterized protein LOC120448585, with the translated sequence MDCKAAGLLQTPSESEVTHCTISALDNMTIQEEQSSSAFELPKVFNKLEEMKQRVLHLRGLLIRPVQVNEAECPSESDHIKLDIEQSSSDNDELRGVQQDTVRALQQIIELNGRLKDSTDSLTALDVIVQRNIRCIRKLDKKLLEVPKWQEELKHNTGLCLERYNDLDISRGNYLDYSDNFVRPIQTNMKFCFASKAPLMCNKHDYYDFASALSKSRRTLLKCHEELMKYTQSLDEALTLKNFNNLVLPSMSELSLLLDKSTQLTKRRSSSAKERRSFKFALAAPLPKQEKYSRSVESFD